Genomic segment of Maricaulis maris:
TTACGTTAACGTGCACGTCAACCATGAACCAGACCGGACCTTCACTGACCCCGCATGACGAGAGAGCGCTGAAGGCGCTCATCGCCTGGTGGGCCGATGCCGGCATCGAGATGGATGAGCCGGTCATGGCCGCGCGCGCGGCCAGTCCATCAGCAGGTCGATCGGCATCCGCCTCGGCTGCCGCTGCGAGGAGCGAGCCTCGCCGTACGCCACCCGCGGAACCGGTCCGGGCGGCCACACCGCAAGCGGCGCGGGCGGCCGGTTTCGGCGATGCCGTGGCCACCGGACCCGATGCACGAAGCCTCGCGGCCAAGGCCGATACGCTCGACGCCCTGCGCGACGCCATCGAGGCCTTTGATCGTTGCGCCCTGAAGCGGACCGCACGAAACACCGTCTTCGCCCGCGGCGATAGGGCGGCCCGGATCATGGTGATCGGCGAGGCACCGGGTCGCGAGGACGACGAGCGCGGCGCCCCTTTCATCGGGCCGGCCGGCAAGCTCCTCGATCGCATGCTGGCGGCCATCGGGATCGAGCAGGACGGCGCCTATCTGACCAATATCCTGAACTGGAGAGCGCCCGGAAACCGGGCCCCGACCCAGGACGAGCTCGCCCTGTGCCTGCCCTTCATCGAACGCCATATTGCGCTCAAGAAGCCCGACCTGCTGGTTCTGGCGGGCGCCTTGAGTGCCCAATCCCTGCTTGGCACCGAGACCCCCATCACGCGGCTGCGCGGGCGCTGGGCGGACTACGCACTGCGCGATGCGGCGGGCGAGCCGACCGGGGCGACGATCCCGGCGCTGCCGATCTTCCATCCCAGCTACCTGCTCTTGCGGCCCGGCGAAAAACGCCTTGCCTGGCAGGACATGCTGAGCCTGTCGGCCCGCGCCTCCGACTGAATTCGCCCCCTTTTTTTTGTAATATAAAATTAAACTGAAGGTGGCGGCAAACCACCGTTAACCTTAATTATCATACGCTATTGGCTCCAGGGCGCCGTACTGCGCCCGATCCACAAGGAGCCAGCGGAATGTCCCGAGCCAACTTTCTGACCGGTGTCGAGCGGACTTTCAATGAAGGCGAGGTCATCGTGACCAAGACCGACCTGAAGGGCCGCATCACCTACGCCAATGATATTTTCCAGCGCGCTTCAGCGGTCACGGAAAAGGACGCGCTGGGCCAGCCGCACAACTTCATCCGCCACCCGGACATGCCGCGCTCGATCTTCAAACTCATGTGGGAGACCATCGCCTCCGGCCAGGAGTTGTTCGCCTATGTGGTCAACCGCGCCCTCAATGGTGACCACTATTGGGTCTATGCCCATGTCACGCCGAGCTTCAACGATGCCGGCGAGATCGTTGGCTATCACTCCAATCGCCGCGAGCCGGACCGCCAGATCATCGAGAAAGAGGTCAAGCCGCTCTACGCCAAGCTCCGAGAAGCCGAGGCGCAGGCTGAAAACCCGAAGAAGGCGCTCGCGGCCGGAAGCGACCAGATCGCCTGTTTCCTCGCCGGCAAGGGCGTCGCCTATGATGAATTCATCTGCACGCTCGGCCAAGGCCAGCGCCCCGGTTATCGCTAGGAGGATCTGCCATGTTTTCCTTTTCCAAGGACCGCGAGGCGATCCGCCGCGCCACCCGCATTGTCGCCGCCGTCGCTGACGGAGATTTCGAACAGCGGATCATCGGGGTCT
This window contains:
- a CDS encoding uracil-DNA glycosylase — translated: MNQTGPSLTPHDERALKALIAWWADAGIEMDEPVMAARAASPSAGRSASASAAAARSEPRRTPPAEPVRAATPQAARAAGFGDAVATGPDARSLAAKADTLDALRDAIEAFDRCALKRTARNTVFARGDRAARIMVIGEAPGREDDERGAPFIGPAGKLLDRMLAAIGIEQDGAYLTNILNWRAPGNRAPTQDELALCLPFIERHIALKKPDLLVLAGALSAQSLLGTETPITRLRGRWADYALRDAAGEPTGATIPALPIFHPSYLLLRPGEKRLAWQDMLSLSARASD
- a CDS encoding PAS domain-containing protein, which codes for MSRANFLTGVERTFNEGEVIVTKTDLKGRITYANDIFQRASAVTEKDALGQPHNFIRHPDMPRSIFKLMWETIASGQELFAYVVNRALNGDHYWVYAHVTPSFNDAGEIVGYHSNRREPDRQIIEKEVKPLYAKLREAEAQAENPKKALAAGSDQIACFLAGKGVAYDEFICTLGQGQRPGYR